Proteins from a genomic interval of Helicobacter pylori Shi112:
- a CDS encoding DNA-methyltransferase, with protein MDFLKENLNTIIEGDCLEKLKDFPNRSVDFIFADPPYFMQTEGELKRFEGTKFQGVEDHWDKFGSFKEYDTFCLGWLKECQRVLKDNGSICVIGSFQNIFRIGFHLQNLGFWILNDIIWHKSNPVPNFAGKRLCNAHETLIWCAKHKNSKVSFNYKTMKYLNNGKQEKSVWQIPICIGNERLKDAQGKKVHSTQKPEALLKKIILSATKPKDIILDPFFGTGTTGAVAKSMNRYFIGIEKDSFYIKEAAKRLNNTRDKSDFITNLVLETKPPKIPMSLLISKQLLKIGDFLYSSNKEKICQVLENGQVRDNENYETSIHKMSAKYLNKTNHNGWKFFYAYYQNQFLLLDELRYICQKEF; from the coding sequence ATGGATTTTTTAAAAGAAAACTTAAATACTATCATAGAGGGGGATTGTTTAGAAAAGTTGAAAGATTTTCCTAACAGAAGCGTTGATTTTATCTTTGCTGACCCCCCTTATTTCATGCAAACAGAGGGGGAATTGAAGCGTTTTGAAGGCACAAAATTTCAAGGCGTTGAGGATCATTGGGATAAATTTGGCTCTTTTAAGGAATACGATACCTTTTGTTTGGGTTGGTTAAAAGAATGCCAAAGGGTTTTAAAAGATAATGGCAGTATTTGTGTGATAGGGAGTTTTCAAAATATTTTTAGAATTGGTTTTCATTTGCAAAATTTAGGGTTTTGGATACTCAATGATATTATTTGGCACAAGAGTAATCCGGTGCCTAATTTTGCTGGCAAGAGACTATGCAACGCCCATGAAACGCTTATTTGGTGCGCTAAACACAAAAACAGCAAAGTTAGCTTTAATTATAAAACAATGAAGTATCTTAATAATGGCAAACAAGAAAAATCGGTTTGGCAAATCCCTATTTGCATTGGTAACGAAAGGTTAAAAGACGCACAAGGCAAGAAAGTGCATTCCACGCAAAAACCAGAAGCGCTTTTAAAAAAAATCATTTTAAGCGCGACTAAGCCTAAAGATATTATTTTAGATCCCTTTTTTGGCACAGGCACAACAGGGGCTGTGGCTAAATCCATGAATAGGTATTTTATTGGCATTGAAAAAGATTCTTTTTATATCAAAGAAGCGGCAAAACGCCTGAATAACACTAGGGATAAAAGCGATTTTATCACTAATTTAGTTTTAGAAACTAAACCCCCAAAAATCCCTATGAGTCTTTTAATTTCTAAACAATTATTAAAAATTGGAGATTTTTTATACTCATCTAACAAAGAAAAAATTTGTCAAGTTTTAGAAAACGGACAAGTGAGGGATAATGAAAATTATGAAACTTCTATTCATAAGATGAGCGCTAAATATTTGAATAAAACCAACCATAATGGCTGGAAATTTTTTTATGCGTATTACCAAAATCAATTTTTATTGCTAGATGAATTGCGTTATATCTGCCAAAAGGAGTTTTAA
- the gap gene encoding type I glyceraldehyde-3-phosphate dehydrogenase produces MPIRIAINGTGRIGLCAIRVASQRKDVEIAAINSTAETETLLHLIRHDSVHGHFEAKLNADRTLNIGHSKNILVLSERDINKLDFSVANAEIIIECTGKFNSLEASSAHLKNSVKKVIISAPAQNTPTFVYGVNHKNYHNESVISNASCTTNATTPLLKILDEAFKVENALLTTIHSYTNDQNLLDTKHKDIRRARAASLNLIPTSTGVSKAISLVLPHLGPKITGLAIRVPTPNVSLVDLSLSFKKSVSKASVQHALKDACKHAFKGIVSIDEERLVSSDFISSPFSAIVIDDQIMTIGEKNAKVLAWYDNEMGYSERLIDMAQYIVQN; encoded by the coding sequence ATGCCAATTAGAATCGCTATCAATGGGACTGGGCGCATCGGTTTGTGCGCTATAAGAGTTGCTAGTCAAAGAAAAGATGTAGAAATTGCCGCTATCAATTCTACCGCTGAAACAGAAACTCTTTTGCATTTGATCCGCCATGACAGCGTGCATGGGCATTTTGAAGCCAAATTAAACGCTGATAGAACCCTAAATATCGGGCATAGTAAAAACATTTTAGTGTTGAGCGAGCGAGACATTAACAAGCTTGATTTTTCTGTCGCTAACGCAGAAATCATCATAGAATGCACCGGGAAATTCAATTCCCTAGAAGCTTCAAGCGCTCATCTTAAAAACAGCGTGAAAAAAGTCATCATCTCCGCTCCCGCGCAAAATACGCCCACCTTTGTCTATGGGGTGAATCATAAGAATTACCATAACGAAAGCGTGATTTCTAACGCCTCTTGCACGACTAACGCTACCACTCCTTTATTAAAAATCTTAGATGAAGCCTTTAAAGTAGAAAACGCGCTTTTAACCACCATTCACAGCTACACCAACGATCAAAACCTTTTAGACACCAAGCACAAAGACATCCGCCGCGCTAGAGCAGCCAGCCTTAACCTCATCCCTACAAGCACCGGCGTGAGCAAAGCCATTTCGCTAGTCTTACCGCATTTAGGCCCTAAGATCACAGGCCTTGCTATTAGAGTGCCTACCCCTAATGTGAGCTTAGTGGATCTGTCTTTAAGCTTTAAAAAATCCGTGAGTAAAGCGAGCGTTCAGCATGCGCTTAAAGACGCTTGCAAGCATGCTTTTAAAGGGATTGTGAGCATTGATGAAGAAAGGCTTGTTTCAAGCGATTTTATTTCTTCGCCTTTTAGCGCGATTGTGATTGATGATCAAATCATGACAATAGGCGAAAAAAATGCTAAAGTATTGGCATGGTATGATAATGAAATGGGTTATAGCGAGCGCTTGATAGACATGGCGCAATATATAGTGCAAAATTAA
- a CDS encoding HpyAIV family type II restriction enzyme — MDYQTFNEIFNRFVFGTSKAKLLENIAENPERYLGIFRPTKPKTKLLQNLLTSHEIKFSDAFEYLIEEYLKEHNFSPLSKKIPYYNKDKEKMESLELDQFAKKDNTYYFIEQKMRDDHDSTKKRGQIDNFKRKLEALIHHYGENIQGYFYFIDESLNKNQNYYKEELQKLSVGYGVPLNLCYGKELFENLNILQVWDEILNHLARWRETLPDLPSLNFDENPSESFQEIKDLAPSVYRKLLDNDGIFNLVLILFPEQKVLKKLAEYFRQQNKTIYQQLASKLEERLSSIQNHQKPLS; from the coding sequence ATGGATTATCAAACCTTTAACGAGATTTTTAATCGTTTTGTCTTTGGAACATCTAAAGCAAAATTACTTGAAAATATTGCTGAAAATCCTGAACGCTATTTGGGGATTTTTAGACCCACTAAGCCTAAAACAAAACTATTACAAAACTTATTGACTTCCCATGAGATTAAGTTTAGCGATGCGTTTGAATATTTAATAGAAGAGTATTTAAAAGAGCATAACTTTTCGCCTTTATCTAAAAAAATTCCTTATTACAATAAGGATAAAGAAAAAATGGAATCTTTAGAATTAGATCAGTTTGCTAAAAAAGATAACACCTATTATTTTATAGAACAAAAAATGCGAGATGACCATGACAGCACCAAAAAGAGAGGGCAAATAGATAACTTTAAAAGAAAATTAGAGGCTTTAATCCATCATTATGGCGAAAACATTCAAGGCTATTTTTACTTTATAGATGAGAGTTTGAATAAAAATCAAAATTATTATAAAGAAGAATTGCAAAAATTATCTGTTGGTTATGGCGTGCCTTTGAACTTGTGTTATGGTAAGGAGTTGTTTGAAAATCTTAATATCTTGCAAGTTTGGGATGAGATTTTAAACCATTTAGCGCGATGGCGTGAAACCTTACCTGATTTACCCAGTTTGAATTTTGATGAAAATCCTTCAGAGAGCTTTCAAGAAATCAAAGATTTAGCGCCAAGCGTTTATAGAAAGCTTTTGGATAATGATGGAATTTTCAATCTTGTGTTAATTTTATTCCCAGAACAAAAAGTTTTAAAAAAGTTAGCAGAGTATTTTAGACAACAAAATAAAACGATTTATCAGCAATTAGCGTCAAAGTTAGAAGAAAGATTGTCATCAATCCAAAATCATCAAAAACCTCTCTCATAA
- the ung gene encoding uracil-DNA glycosylase, which yields MKLFDCAPLSLAWREFLQSEFKKPYFLEIEKRYLEALKSPKTIFPKSSNLFYALNLTPPSAVKIILLGQDPYHSTYLKNQQELPVAMGLSFSVEKNAPIPPSLKNIFKELHANLGVSVPCCGDLSAWAKRGMLLLNAILSVEKNQAASHKRIGWEAFSDQILMRLFEANAPLIVVLLGKIAQKKIDLIPKNKHIIITAPHPSPLSRGFLGSGVFTSIQNAHREVYHKDFDFSL from the coding sequence ATGAAACTTTTTGACTGCGCTCCTTTAAGTTTGGCTTGGCGGGAGTTTTTGCAAAGCGAATTTAAAAAGCCTTATTTTTTAGAAATAGAAAAACGCTACTTAGAAGCTCTAAAAAGCCCTAAAACCATTTTCCCTAAAAGCTCCAATCTGTTTTATGCGCTCAATCTAACGCCCCCTAGCGCGGTTAAAATCATCCTTTTAGGGCAAGATCCCTACCATTCCACCTACCTAAAAAATCAGCAAGAATTGCCTGTGGCGATGGGCTTAAGCTTTAGCGTGGAAAAAAACGCCCCCATCCCCCCAAGCTTAAAAAATATTTTTAAAGAATTGCATGCGAATTTAGGCGTGTCTGTGCCTTGTTGCGGGGATTTGAGCGCATGGGCTAAAAGGGGCATGCTGTTATTGAACGCCATTTTAAGCGTGGAAAAAAACCAAGCCGCTTCGCACAAACGCATCGGCTGGGAAGCTTTTAGCGATCAAATATTGATGCGCCTTTTTGAAGCCAACGCTCCCTTGATCGTGGTGTTATTAGGAAAGATCGCGCAAAAAAAGATCGATCTAATCCCCAAAAACAAGCACATCATCATCACCGCCCCTCACCCTAGCCCCTTATCTAGGGGGTTTTTAGGGAGTGGGGTTTTTACAAGCATCCAAAACGCCCACAGAGAGGTTTATCATAAGGATTTTGATTTTAGTTTATGA
- a CDS encoding SH3 domain-containing protein: MGFLFEKSLMGFCAHSIKIVKTIGLILSLLATFLVAENTHDPEEIKAKVVYVKIPQLEDLENNPVYIGQIIGVTYDLLLFDAEFLEAKIKDGLDKTQIELLSKMPKWKKVEKELFRATYYYKIKGVKANIPSLEVSAFSNKDKYIDHSIAPKVTLQVTDLSKNPRYANVMAKDLQVLQYKTKDYDDKNNILVVELAFKEANWEDFHIKEALKQGFDNASLNQIKAKEGSVFYYCVLPKTIQNLSFDYFSLSNRQFKTLSFSTIPTQDTTGIQSDLIPKNNFLVFSNVALLALCVFFLVLFFIFGRKLIFLGLGILCLGFVLYHLLFTQKSALLLAHKKIRILPTQNSTILGLSKNEMPIKILGSHDDYYKILTPHEQIGWVKKDEVK, translated from the coding sequence ATGGGGTTTTTATTTGAAAAATCGTTAATGGGTTTTTGCGCTCATTCAATCAAAATCGTTAAAACCATCGGTTTGATTTTAAGCCTTTTAGCCACCTTTTTGGTCGCTGAAAACACTCATGACCCAGAAGAAATCAAGGCTAAAGTGGTTTATGTGAAAATCCCCCAATTAGAAGATTTGGAAAACAACCCGGTTTATATCGGTCAAATCATAGGCGTAACTTATGATTTATTGCTGTTTGACGCTGAGTTTTTGGAAGCCAAAATCAAAGACGGGCTGGATAAAACCCAAATTGAGCTTTTAAGCAAAATGCCTAAATGGAAAAAGGTGGAAAAAGAGCTTTTCAGAGCGACTTATTATTACAAGATTAAGGGCGTAAAAGCGAACATTCCGTCTTTAGAAGTGAGCGCGTTTTCCAATAAAGACAAATACATAGATCATTCCATAGCCCCAAAAGTTACTTTGCAAGTAACGGATTTATCCAAAAACCCTCGTTACGCGAATGTCATGGCTAAAGATTTACAAGTTTTGCAATACAAAACCAAAGATTATGACGATAAAAACAATATTTTGGTGGTGGAATTGGCGTTCAAAGAGGCTAATTGGGAAGATTTTCACATCAAAGAAGCGCTAAAACAAGGGTTTGATAACGCCTCTTTAAACCAGATCAAGGCTAAAGAAGGGAGCGTTTTTTATTATTGCGTGTTGCCTAAAACCATTCAAAACCTTTCTTTTGATTATTTTTCGCTTTCAAACAGGCAGTTTAAAACCTTATCTTTTTCAACCATTCCCACTCAAGACACTACCGGTATTCAAAGCGATCTCATCCCTAAAAACAATTTTTTAGTCTTTTCTAATGTGGCGCTGCTCGCTTTGTGCGTGTTTTTCTTGGTGCTGTTTTTCATTTTTGGGCGCAAACTCATTTTTTTAGGGCTTGGGATTTTGTGCTTAGGGTTTGTTTTGTATCACCTTTTATTCACGCAAAAATCAGCCCTTTTGCTCGCTCATAAAAAAATCCGCATTCTGCCCACGCAAAATTCCACCATTTTAGGGCTTTCTAAAAATGAAATGCCGATTAAAATCTTAGGTTCGCATGATGATTATTATAAAATCCTAACGCCGCATGAACAAATAGGGTGGGTCAAAAAAGATGAAGTCAAATAA
- a CDS encoding S41 family peptidase, with the protein MTKRLFKGLLAISLAVSLHGGEVKEKKPVKPVKEDPQELAAKRVEAFNRFTNVVTEIEKKYVDKITISEIMTKAIEGLLSNLDAHSAYLNEKKFKEFQAQTEGEFGGLGITVGMRDGVLTVIAPLEGTPAYKAGVKAGDNILKINNESTLSMSIDDAINLMRGKPKTPIQITIVRKNEPKPLVFNIVRDIIKIPSVSVKKVKDTPYLYVRVSSFDKNVTKSVLDGLKANPKTKGIVLDLRGNPGGLLNQAVGLSNLFVKEGILVSQKGKNKEENLEYKANGRAPYTNLPIAVLVNGGSASASEIVAGALQDHKRAIIIGEKTFGKGSVQMLLPVNKDEAIKITTARYYLPSGRTIQAKGITPDIVIYPGKAPENENKFSLKEADLKHHLEQELKKIDDKTPNSKEADKDKKNEEEKEVTPKMINDDIQLKTAIDSLKTWSIVDDKMDEKAPKKK; encoded by the coding sequence ATGACAAAACGACTTTTTAAAGGGTTGTTAGCGATTTCTCTTGCTGTGAGTTTGCATGGTGGTGAAGTTAAGGAAAAAAAGCCGGTCAAGCCGGTTAAAGAAGATCCGCAAGAATTAGCGGCTAAAAGGGTGGAAGCGTTCAATCGTTTCACTAATGTGGTTACAGAAATTGAAAAAAAATATGTGGATAAAATCACCATTTCTGAGATCATGACTAAAGCGATTGAAGGCTTGCTCTCTAATTTGGACGCGCATTCAGCGTATTTGAATGAAAAGAAGTTTAAGGAATTTCAAGCCCAAACCGAGGGCGAATTTGGGGGGCTTGGGATCACGGTGGGCATGCGCGATGGCGTTTTAACCGTTATTGCCCCTTTAGAAGGCACTCCAGCTTACAAGGCTGGGGTTAAAGCGGGCGATAACATTTTAAAAATCAACAACGAAAGCACGCTGAGCATGAGCATTGATGATGCGATCAATCTCATGCGCGGCAAGCCAAAGACCCCTATCCAGATCACCATTGTGAGAAAAAACGAGCCAAAACCCTTGGTGTTTAATATTGTTAGAGACATCATCAAAATCCCCTCTGTCTCTGTGAAAAAGGTTAAAGACACCCCTTATTTGTATGTGAGAGTGAGTAGTTTTGACAAGAATGTTACCAAATCGGTTTTAGACGGCTTAAAAGCTAACCCTAAGACTAAGGGGATCGTGTTGGATTTAAGAGGCAATCCTGGAGGGCTGTTAAACCAAGCGGTGGGTTTGTCTAACCTCTTCGTTAAAGAGGGGATTTTAGTCTCTCAAAAAGGCAAAAATAAGGAGGAAAATTTAGAATACAAGGCTAATGGCAGAGCCCCTTATACCAATTTGCCTATTGCGGTGTTAGTCAATGGCGGTTCAGCGAGCGCGAGCGAGATCGTAGCAGGGGCACTGCAAGATCACAAACGAGCCATCATTATCGGTGAAAAAACCTTTGGTAAGGGAAGCGTGCAGATGCTGCTCCCTGTCAATAAAGACGAAGCCATTAAGATCACGACCGCGCGCTACTATTTGCCGAGCGGGCGCACCATTCAAGCTAAGGGGATCACGCCTGATATTGTGATTTATCCGGGTAAAGCGCCAGAAAATGAAAACAAATTCAGCTTGAAAGAAGCGGATCTAAAACACCATTTAGAGCAAGAGCTTAAAAAGATTGACGATAAAACCCCTAATTCCAAAGAGGCGGATAAAGACAAGAAAAACGAAGAGGAAAAAGAGGTTACCCCTAAAATGATCAACGATGATATTCAACTAAAAACCGCCATTGACAGCTTGAAAACCTGGTCTATCGTGGATGATAAAATGGATGAAAAAGCGCCTAAGAAGAAATAA
- a CDS encoding 1-acyl-sn-glycerol-3-phosphate acyltransferase, translating to MKSNKKSNRLRAIYRALVIAIGLAVIIVFNYFNRKNNNARSSRRACSCFFPLTGVTLEKIGAFDTDAKLIVLNHQSLLDIIYLEAYHPSNICWIAKKELGEIPFYGHALTDTGMILIDREDKKGIVSLLKACKEKLDQNRPLVIFPEGTRGKGGEKFLPFKQGAKIIAEKFQLKIQPMVLINSIKIFNSKPLEAYKARTRLVMLESYTPNFSSSTWYEELQERMQKEYLKHYHELNPSEP from the coding sequence ATGAAGTCAAATAAAAAATCCAATCGTTTAAGAGCGATTTATAGGGCTTTAGTGATCGCTATAGGCTTAGCCGTTATCATTGTTTTCAATTATTTTAACCGCAAAAACAATAACGCCCGCTCTAGCCGTAGGGCTTGTTCGTGCTTTTTTCCCCTTACCGGGGTTACTTTAGAAAAAATAGGCGCTTTTGATACGGACGCTAAACTCATTGTCCTAAACCACCAAAGCTTACTAGACATCATTTATTTAGAAGCCTACCACCCTAGCAATATTTGCTGGATCGCTAAAAAAGAGTTGGGCGAAATCCCTTTTTATGGGCATGCCCTAACGGATACGGGAATGATTTTAATTGACAGAGAGGATAAAAAGGGGATTGTGAGCCTTTTGAAAGCGTGTAAAGAAAAGCTAGATCAAAACCGCCCTTTAGTGATTTTCCCTGAAGGCACTAGAGGCAAAGGAGGAGAAAAATTCCTCCCTTTCAAGCAAGGGGCTAAAATCATCGCCGAAAAATTCCAGCTCAAAATCCAACCCATGGTGTTAATCAATTCCATTAAAATCTTTAATTCCAAACCCCTAGAAGCCTATAAAGCCCGCACCCGTTTAGTCATGCTAGAAAGCTATACGCCCAATTTTAGCTCGTCCACTTGGTATGAAGAATTACAAGAACGCATGCAAAAAGAGTATTTAAAACACTACCATGAATTAAACCCTAGCGAACCATGA